The genomic DNA CAGCAGATCGGGCGGCCGTCGTCGCACCCGCCGCCTCCGTCGTTGTCGTCCGAATCGTCACGAGGCCGGCTCGCGGCAACGGTTGCAATGACGATCAGCACAAACCCCGCGAGTGGAATCCACGCGGGCACCCAGACACCGAAGCGAGGCAGCACTACCCAGCAGATGCCTACGAGCACGCAGCAGAGAACAAAGCCGACGACGAGCCGACGACCCGCGCCGGGGTCCTCATCGCACGAGACCCCGAACGGCAGGACCATCGGGTCGTGATCGCTCGGCCGGTCTGTGGTCATCGCGAGCCCTCGCGGGAATCGATGTCAGACCAGCAGCGTCGCTGGCTTCTCGAGATAGCCCTTGACGGTGTTCAGGTACTGCGCCGCCATTGCGCCATCCACGATTCGGTGGTCGCTCGACATCGTCATCGACATCACCCAGCCCGCGACGACCTGGTCGTTCTTGACGACGGGCTTCTTGATGGCCGCGCCGACAGCGAGGATCGCCACATTCGGCGGGTTGATGATCGCTGTGAAGTGGTCGACGCCGAACATGCCGAGGTTGGAGATCGTGAAGGTCGCATCGGACATCTCCTCGATCGTCAGCCCCTTCTCGCGGGCCTTGGATGAGAGGGCCTTGGTCTGCTGGCTGATCTGTCGGAGGCCGATCTGGTCGGCGTTCCGCAGCGTCGCGACGACCAGTCCGCCGCCACGCTCCTCCGGCAGCGCGATCGCGACGCCGACATTCACCTGGCCGATGATCTCGACAGAGGCCTCGTTGCCCTTCTCCGCCCAGCGCGAGTTCACGAACGGATGCTGGTGCATGGCGAGGGCGCACGCGCGGACGAGGAAGTCATTGACGGTCAGCTTCACGCCCTGCGACGACAACTGATCGTTCAACTGCTCGCGCAACGCCATCAGCGCATCCATGTCCGCTTCGACCGTCACCTGATAGTGCGGGATGGTCGTCTTGGACTGAACGAGACGCGTCGAGATCGTGCGCCGCATGTTCGAGAGCGGCACCACCTTCGCGGCGAGCGTGGAGCCCGTGGGGGGGAGCATCGGGACCGGTGGTTTGTCGGTGCCGCTCCTGGTGGCACGGCTCTCCAGAGCCGCGGAACCGTCACCGCTCTGGAGAGCGGTGTCACCACGAGCCGTTCCACCCGAAGCCATCGCCGCCTCGACGTCCTTGCGCACGATCCTGCCGCTGGGGCCTGTGCCCTGGATGGATGCGAGGTCGATGCCGCCCTCATTCGCGATCTTGCGGGCCAAGGGGGACACAAAGATCCGCTCGCCGGAGCGGCCTGTGGGTGCGTGGGAGGTGTGCCCGTTTGCAGCGGGGGAATGTGAAGCAGCGGGCGGCTCGGCAACAGCGGTGGAACCGGTCGCTTGAGACTTGGCAGAGCCACCGCTCTTGGTGGCACCGCTCTCCAGAGCGGTGGTTTGGCTTCCACGGCTCTGGAGAGCCGTGCCACCTGAGACCTTGGAGACGTCCTCACCAGCCGAAGCGAGCACGGCGATCACCGTGCCGACCGGGACGGTTTTCCCCTCGGGAACCGCGAGCGATGCGACGACGCCGTCGTCGAACGTGGTGAGCTCCATCGTGGCCTTATCGGTCTCGATGTCGGCGATCGCATCGCCACTGGAGACCTTCTGGCCCTCCTTGACCGCCCAGCGGACGATCGTGCCCTGCTGCATGGTGTCGGAGAGACGGGGCATTGTGATTTCGATGGGCATGACTAGACCTCAACAGGTGATTCGGCGCGTCAGACAAGAGTATCACTGGACAGTGACGAGATGGAGGACTCACCGGCGATCGAGTCATCGGTGAGTCTGCCTGCCGCTTCGAGAGCGTTTGCCTCTGAAACCACGGCGCGAAAGTGAGGAACGACCGCTCTTGAGACTCGCGACATGGCCTCGATCATTGAACAGTGAATGACAGGCCATGCGGCTTCAAGCGAGCGATATCCGCCATTGTCGCCGGATAATGTGACCTTGCATCCTCGTTGTCCTTCGCACCGCTCCCAGTCCAGTGAAACACCCGCATCAGACTCAATTGTCTGTCTGTGACCGAGGAGGGCATCAAAAGCGGCCTTATTCCATACAGCACTGTCGTCGTAGATCTCAAGCCCGGCCTTCCACGAGTCCCTTCTGATCCAGTACACGAAGTTCATCCCACGATGACCTGCGGACGCGGCCACCCAGTTCCCACTGCTTGCGGAGCAGTTGCTGTGGATTGGGAGGGTCTCTCTTGCAGCAGTGAGCAAAGCGTGCCAGAAAGCACGGACGGCATCGTGCTGGACTTGTGTCTCACGCTTGCTCGCCCCGACGGCTTTGATCTCGTCCGATGGACCGATGACTCGCGTGAGGTGCAACGCTGGCTTGGAATCGTCGATCTGTATCGCCTCGGCGCGCAGCAGATAGAACGATGTAGCACCACACTGGTTCAACCATGCAACAGCAGAAGTGTGCTCCGGTCGAGGATCCGCAACGATCCAGATCGCAGTCTTGGCGTTGAATGCCGCAGCATACGTTAACAATTTGCCAAGGTGGTCATGATCGCTTCTTTCGAGCTGGTTCTCGATAATAAAGGCCTCGCCGTTCGCGTCCTCCCCCGACAAGTCCACACTGAAAGTTCCAGCAGCACGCTCCCGCTGCGGCTCCGCGAGTTCCAAGCCGATCGCCTCGTTGAGCACGTCGATGTTATCGCACAGCCATGCCGAGAAATCTCGTTCCTCGTGCCGCCATACTTGTCGAAGCGGGATCCTTTGGATCTTCCCGATCATGACGTTGCCACTCACTGTTTCTTCTTCCGAGATCGACCGCCCGACTTGCCATTCCCGTTCGCGCGCAGGGGCCGGATTTCCTTGACCATCATCGCATTGACCAAGCGTGTCTCGTCCTTCTTCTCATCGTGAAGCCAGAACGAGGTCGCCAGCCGACCGACGCGAGCTTCCGACTTGCCGTAGGCGGGAGTGAACCAGACGTAATCCCGGTGCGGCACGCGGTAGGACGTGCCGTCGATCATGAAGATCTCGACCCCATCGGGGTGATCGCTCACGAAAGTCCTGACAGCGTTTGTGTCCATGTGTAGCTCGCTTTACGCTTTGACGGCCTTCCTCACCGCCGCGGCGATCTTCCGCGGGTTCGGAAGGTACTCCGCCTCGAGGATCTTTGAGTACGGCGTGGGCACGTCCTCCGTGTTCACCCGCAGCGGCTGGTGGTCCAGCCAGTCGAACGCGCGCTCGATCACCTGCGTCACGACCTCGCTGGCGACGCTCGCGAAGGGCCAGCACTGATCGACCACCACGATGCGGCCCGTCTTCTTGACGCTCGCGATGATGCTGTCGATGTCCAGCGGCCGGATCGTCCGCATGTCCAGCACGTCGCACTCGATCCCCTCCGCCCGCAGGGCCTCGTCGGCCTCCAGGCAGAAGTTCACGGGGCGGCCGAAGGACACAACGGTGCAGTCCTTGCCCTCGCGGAGCAGCGCGGCCTGACCGAAGGGGATGTAGTACTCCTCCGGCGGCACGTGGGCTTTGTCGCCCAGCATCCGCTCCGACTCGAGGAAGAACACGGGATCCGGGTCCGCGATCGCGGTCTTCAAGAGACCTTTGGCGTCGTACGGATTGCTCGGGATCACGATCTTCACACCGGGCACGTTCGCGTACAGCCCCTCGACACACCAGGAGTGCGTGGAGCCGAGCTGCCCGCCCGCGCCGTCGTTGCCTCGGAAGACGACCGGGCAGCCCCACTGGCCGCCGGACATGTAGAGCATCTTGGGAACGTTGTTGAGGATCTGGTCCGCCGCGACGAGCGAGAAGGACCAGGACATGAACTCGATGATCGGGCGAAGCCCGTACATCGCGGCACCGACGGCCAGCCCCGCGAAGCCATTCTCCGAGATCGGCGAGTCGATGATCCGCAGCGGCCCGAACTCGTCGAGCATCCCCTGCGAGATCTTGTACGCGCCGTTGTACTGTGCGACCTCCTCGCCCATCAGGAAGATGCGGCTGTCCTTCCGCATCTCCTCGCTCATCGCCTCACGCAGCGCCTCGCGGAACTGGATGATGCGGTCCCCCTCGCGCGAGGGCAGGGACTTGGTGAAGTCCGGCAGAATCGCCGGCTCGGGAAGGGCAGGGTGTTCGAGTGTGGTGGTCATGGTGTGCTGTTCTCAACGACGGACCTGAAAATGGCCGTGATGCGTGTGCCTATGCCTTGATGCGAACCAGCGATTCTCCTGACGCGATGAGTTCCAGTGCCGGCTCCATCGAGGCCGAGAGAATCGACTTCAACCGTGTGTTGGACGTGTTTCCTGATGCGACGAGGATCACTCGAGGCGGCGGGCCGAATCGCTCCACGAGGGCCTCGAAGTCAGAGTCCTTGGTCATGATGACAGCGTCCGCGGCACGGGCGGCCTCGAATACATCCTGATCTTCTGTCGTCGCCAAGCCCATATCGCTCATCATCCTTGCTTCGACCTTGTATCTCGTTGCGAGCCATTCACCGATCTTCGGCGACAGGTGGATGTCTAGCCAGATCCTCATGCCGCGCACACCCCTCATGCCACCAGCGTGGGATGGCTCAGCCGTCGCGATGCGTATACCAGGGACGCCTTCACATCATCAAGCTCCAGCAACGGCAGTTCCTCAATCACTTGCGACGCGGTGAGCCCGGCGGCGAGCAGTTCGAGCACATCGGAGACGCGAATGCGCATGCCGCGAATGCACGGCTTGCCGCCGCATTGCTTCGGGTTGATCGTGATCCGGGCGAGCAGCAGCGATTCGGTCTGGTCGTTGCTGTCGCTCGGGGGCTGAGTGCTCATATCGCGTGTCCGGGGTGTGAACGCTCACAGCAGCGGATTCTTCGCTCCGTGGATGTAATCCCGCGTGGGGCTCAGGTTCGGCTGGGGGTTGATGAAGACGTCGGAGTAGAGCTCGGCTTCGACCTCGGGCGTCGGCGACTCCTCGGCGAAATCCATCGCCTTGCGGACCGCTTCCTTCACCTCAGTCTGGATCTCGGTGAACCGCGCCTCAGACAAGACCGGCTTTCCGTCCTTGCCCTTCCGCTCGCCCATCAACTGGCTCGCGAGCCGGTCGATCGAGTCTTTGCCCTTGAACTGATCGACCTCTTCCTTCGTGCGGTACTTCTGCGGATCGGACATCGAGTGCCCGAGGTAGCGGTACGTCTTCAGATCAACGAACGCCGGCCTCTGGTTCTCGCGGCACCAGTCCACCAGCGGCTTGAAGTCGTCGTACAGGTCGATCACGTCGAAGCCGTCGATGATCTCGCCGCGGATGCCGTACGCGTCCGCCTTCTTGCGAAGATCGTGCGCCATCGTGGTGCCGCGCTCGATCGCGGTGCCCATGGAGTAGCCGTTGTTCTCAACGACGTAGATGACGGGCAGGGAGTAGAGAC from Phycisphaeraceae bacterium includes the following:
- a CDS encoding DUF5615 family PIN-like protein, whose product is MRGVRGMRIWLDIHLSPKIGEWLATRYKVEARMMSDMGLATTEDQDVFEAARAADAVIMTKDSDFEALVERFGPPPRVILVASGNTSNTRLKSILSASMEPALELIASGESLVRIKA
- a CDS encoding DUF4268 domain-containing protein codes for the protein MIGKIQRIPLRQVWRHEERDFSAWLCDNIDVLNEAIGLELAEPQRERAAGTFSVDLSGEDANGEAFIIENQLERSDHDHLGKLLTYAAAFNAKTAIWIVADPRPEHTSAVAWLNQCGATSFYLLRAEAIQIDDSKPALHLTRVIGPSDEIKAVGASKRETQVQHDAVRAFWHALLTAARETLPIHSNCSASSGNWVAASAGHRGMNFVYWIRRDSWKAGLEIYDDSAVWNKAAFDALLGHRQTIESDAGVSLDWERCEGQRGCKVTLSGDNGGYRSLEAAWPVIHCSMIEAMSRVSRAVVPHFRAVVSEANALEAAGRLTDDSIAGESSISSLSSDTLV
- a CDS encoding alpha-ketoacid dehydrogenase subunit beta gives rise to the protein MTTTLEHPALPEPAILPDFTKSLPSREGDRIIQFREALREAMSEEMRKDSRIFLMGEEVAQYNGAYKISQGMLDEFGPLRIIDSPISENGFAGLAVGAAMYGLRPIIEFMSWSFSLVAADQILNNVPKMLYMSGGQWGCPVVFRGNDGAGGQLGSTHSWCVEGLYANVPGVKIVIPSNPYDAKGLLKTAIADPDPVFFLESERMLGDKAHVPPEEYYIPFGQAALLREGKDCTVVSFGRPVNFCLEADEALRAEGIECDVLDMRTIRPLDIDSIIASVKKTGRIVVVDQCWPFASVASEVVTQVIERAFDWLDHQPLRVNTEDVPTPYSKILEAEYLPNPRKIAAAVRKAVKA
- a CDS encoding DUF433 domain-containing protein, which produces MSTQPPSDSNDQTESLLLARITINPKQCGGKPCIRGMRIRVSDVLELLAAGLTASQVIEELPLLELDDVKASLVYASRRLSHPTLVA
- a CDS encoding 2-oxo acid dehydrogenase subunit E2, whose protein sequence is MPIEITMPRLSDTMQQGTIVRWAVKEGQKVSSGDAIADIETDKATMELTTFDDGVVASLAVPEGKTVPVGTVIAVLASAGEDVSKVSGGTALQSRGSQTTALESGATKSGGSAKSQATGSTAVAEPPAASHSPAANGHTSHAPTGRSGERIFVSPLARKIANEGGIDLASIQGTGPSGRIVRKDVEAAMASGGTARGDTALQSGDGSAALESRATRSGTDKPPVPMLPPTGSTLAAKVVPLSNMRRTISTRLVQSKTTIPHYQVTVEADMDALMALREQLNDQLSSQGVKLTVNDFLVRACALAMHQHPFVNSRWAEKGNEASVEIIGQVNVGVAIALPEERGGGLVVATLRNADQIGLRQISQQTKALSSKAREKGLTIEEMSDATFTISNLGMFGVDHFTAIINPPNVAILAVGAAIKKPVVKNDQVVAGWVMSMTMSSDHRIVDGAMAAQYLNTVKGYLEKPATLLV